Below is a genomic region from Fusobacterium nucleatum.
ATAATTTCATCATAATCACTGATAGTATTTATTTTTCTTTTTGCTTCTGCACAATTTTCAATTCCTTTTAGATACCAAGAAATATGTTTTCTCACATCAAAAACAAATTTATTGTCATTATCAACTCTTATTCTTTTTAAATGCTCTATTGCCATATTTATTTTATCTACTTTTGTTGTGGGAGTTTTTATTTCTCCATATTCTAAAATTTCTCTAATATCTCTAATAAGCCAAGGATTTCCAAAAATTCCTCTTGCCAACATAACTCCATCAACATTTGAATAAGATATTTTTTCCAGAGCATCTTCTCCTGTAAAAATATCTCCATTTCCTATAACTGGTATAGAAATATTATCTTTAACCTTTTTAATATATTTCCAATCTGCTTTTCCTGAATACAACTGTTCTCTTGTTCTTCCATGTACAGTGATATGGTCACAGCCAAGTTCCTCTGCTATTTTTCCAATTTGAATATAATTTTCTGGCTCTTTATATCCTATTCTAATTTTTACAGAAAGTTTTGTGTCATCATTTAAAATTGATTTTATTTCAGATAATATTTTTCTTATTTTTTCTGGCTCTTTAACTAAAGCAGCTCCATATCCACAATTTACTATTTTTTTCATAGGACAACCACAATTTAAGTTAATATGTTTTACACCTAAATTTTCTATATACTTCGCACTTGCCTTTATTTTTTCAATATCTTCACCAAAAATTTGAACTGCATTCCCTTCTCTTAATTTTAAAATTTTTGAAATAGTTTTATCATTTAAAACTGAAAGTGCATTTACACTTACCATTTCTGTAAATATTAAATCAGGTTTAAAATCTTCAAG
It encodes:
- the dusB gene encoding tRNA dihydrouridine synthase DusB, coding for MKKIYIAPIAGVTDYTFRGILEDFKPDLIFTEMVSVNALSVLNDKTISKILKLREGNAVQIFGEDIEKIKASAKYIENLGVKHINLNCGCPMKKIVNCGYGAALVKEPEKIRKILSEIKSILNDDTKLSVKIRIGYKEPENYIQIGKIAEELGCDHITVHGRTREQLYSGKADWKYIKKVKDNISIPVIGNGDIFTGEDALEKISYSNVDGVMLARGIFGNPWLIRDIREILEYGEIKTPTTKVDKINMAIEHLKRIRVDNDNKFVFDVRKHISWYLKGIENCAEAKRKINTISDYDEIIKILEEML